The genomic window GCTCGCCGAAGTATTACGGCAAAAAGGCGTCGATTGGGTTTATATCCAAGGCCAGCATAATAGGCCAAAACTGGCGTGGGTCGATGGGGCTTGGGCACAGTTAACGAGCCATGATTTACCCGCAATCGCCAAGCAATTCACCGCCCCTGAGCCACTCAGGGATGAGATCTCATTTTTAGGATTTAAGGCCCAATGGCAAGCCATAAAAAAATCGCGTTCACACCAAGGTACACTCACAGTTCACCTTGACTCTTCGGCGAAGGACGAAACGGGCATTGACCATCTAGCGAATGCAGAAGATCACAGCATCACAGATGCAGCCTTATTCGCCGCCTTGTTAAATGGCAAGTTCACCACGCAAAAACAAGCAAAAAATGCCGCCGTGATCTACCTAAGCCATAGCCATCCCAGCCAAATTGTCACCTGCGATAATAAGGGCGATACCGAACTCTTCTTCGCCCTGCCCACGCTGCCCGATAATGGTTACGAAATCTTCCATCAACTGGACAGCAGCCCGCAAAAAGCCGTAGCGCAAAAGTTTAAGAGCTTGTTCCCCGAAGACTATTTAAAACTCTTAAGCTTAAAACTCCATGGCAGGCGTGACAACTTGCAAAGTCTATGGGCCATTGCCGCCATTTTAATTGGTCTTAACAAGCACGAAGAGACCCAAAGTCAAGCAAGCTTAAGCGATGCACTCATGGCTGCGGCCATGCGTTACCACGGTGCCAATGCCCCGCGTATCGACTATCCGCTCACCAAAGGTGAGGCCCACCGCAGCCTTAATTGGTGTAAAACCCTAGGCACAGTGTTAAGTTTTCGGGTCGCGGGTAATGATGATCCAAGCCAACTCGCCTTCGCCATGCAGGACTCTCTTGCCGACTACCTCGCTAACTGGCTAGAGCATATCGATTTAAATATCGGCGTGCACAATATCGCCCTCGCGGGTAATGACTTAGTCAATGAAACCCTGTGTAGACGTATCAGCTTACGCTTAGGCAAAAACTTCCCATTGGTGGTCAATCGCAGCCTAGACTTAGACGGCGATAACTTAGCCGTAGGTGCACTCTATGTTAAGCAGCGTAAACTCAATGAACAAGGTTAAGCGGCCGCAGAAACACCTTAGATAACCCATAGGCAAAGCGAGAATTGATAGTAGAAGATCTTGCCCATAG from Shewanella putrefaciens includes these protein-coding regions:
- a CDS encoding NiFe hydrogenase; translation: MKNIRFDFTCSRQVPLYAHLCNQYLNYDALNITIGCETQPHLGQDDLGPITYFIEAKGEQAQLEPLADAIAADFLISTWLIDSGISVIDEPQGSKTLLPYSQSEENHAIAPFCQQCYPLIGDNQSAKFGALDLVCPCCHGEMQLTPAQKALTLSDIKAMAQGLLTQGPLTLAAADNLQLSLTPFEPPLGERPQLLICNPNTLNAHFCLNDAQVLALSSIEKPLICARPTQEHDKLSAPLYEICFAYSRVILVLAEVLRQKGVDWVYIQGQHNRPKLAWVDGAWAQLTSHDLPAIAKQFTAPEPLRDEISFLGFKAQWQAIKKSRSHQGTLTVHLDSSAKDETGIDHLANAEDHSITDAALFAALLNGKFTTQKQAKNAAVIYLSHSHPSQIVTCDNKGDTELFFALPTLPDNGYEIFHQLDSSPQKAVAQKFKSLFPEDYLKLLSLKLHGRRDNLQSLWAIAAILIGLNKHEETQSQASLSDALMAAAMRYHGANAPRIDYPLTKGEAHRSLNWCKTLGTVLSFRVAGNDDPSQLAFAMQDSLADYLANWLEHIDLNIGVHNIALAGNDLVNETLCRRISLRLGKNFPLVVNRSLDLDGDNLAVGALYVKQRKLNEQG